The region CCAGACGAAGAAAAATTAGTTGAGCTGCAACAAAACCTTAGACAGCATTTAAATCTGGATCAAACAGATTCTAGTGAATTTTCAGGATTTTCTTCAAGTTCAGCTGTTCTTTCAGAATAAACCCTAATTAAAAACAGTTCAGCGATAAGAACATTTTCTTATCGCTGAACTGTTTTTTCTATGAAAAAAGGTTTATTTGTTTTTTTCAAGATAAAATTCAAACCGTTCGCCGACATATTGAGAACGGACATATTCAAAGGGCAGACCTTCTGTTGAATAACTGATTTGTTTCAACCGTAATATGGCTTCTCCCCGTTTGATTTCTAAATATTCAGCAATTCTTTCCGAAGCCAGCATAGCTGAAACGGTCTGTTCTGCATGACCAACACGCAATCCTTTTTCATTTTCTAAAGCCTTATACAGAGAGCGCGTAATTTCTAATTTACTTAAATGTTCTACTAAATTGAACGGGATAGTGGCTACTTCAAAACAGATTGGAAGATCATCTGCATACCGAATCCGTTCCATTCTTAAAACAAGCGTTTCTTCAGTCAACTTTAAGTTCTCGGCTTCGCTTACACTTGCCGACTTCACATGATACGAAATCGTTTTGCTAGTAGGTTTTTTCCCTTGAGACAGCATGATGTCAGTAAAACTCGCAATCCCCACCATACTTTCCTGCACCTTCTTACTTGATACATATGTCCCGGATCCTACTTTTCGTTCCAAGATTCCTTCATCCACTAAAGTTTGAACGGCTTGTCTTAACGTCATCCGGCTAACCTTAAACTGGAGAGCGAGGTCTCTTTCAGAAGGAATGCGTTCGCCAACTTTCCAAACACCTTCTTCTATGTCTTTACGCATTTGGTTATGAATTTGAATGTAAATTGGTGTTTCCTTCCCCATCTTCCCCCTCCTAGTGTTGGATTAATTTAGCAGCTGCTTCATCTACAATAATAACTACATTTGGGTGTTGTTGCAAAACACTAGCCGGTACTTCTGTTGTAACAGGACCTTCAATTGTATGTTTAATAGCTTCAGCTTTTTCTTCACCAAATGCCATTAAAATAATTTTTTTAGCAGAGAGAATATTTTTGATTCCCATTGAGTAAGCAAAACGAGGTACTTCTTCAACTGTATCAAAATTACGTTTATTCGATTCGATGGTTGAATCTGTTAAAGCTACCTTTCGTGTGGTTGAATCAAATGAAGTTCCTGGTTCATTGAATCCAATATGAGCATTCGTTCCAATTCCCAAAATTTGAATATCGATCGGATGTTCTGCAATAATTTGGTTGTAACGGGCAGGTTCACTGTTTTCATCTGCTAATCCGTCTGGCACGTAAGTTTCTTTAAATGGTTTATGTGAAAAAAGTTGTTCTTGCATAAAGTAATGGTAACTTTGAGGATTTTCTGGCGACAAGCCAAAATATTCGTCTAAGTTGATAGAAGTCATATCGGTAAAGTCAAGGTCACTGGCTACCATTTCTTTATATAAAGTCACAGGTGTACTGCCGGTTGCCAAGCCCAATACTTTAGCGTCTTGTTTCATACCTTCTTTGATCAATTCAAATGCTTTTTTTCCGCCTTCGATGTTATCTTTTACAATAATCGTTTCCATTCTTTTCCCATCCTTCACTTCTTAATTTTTTAAAACCAGTTCACCAAAACTAATGGTTTGTTCAAGATTTAGATCTTGATCAAACACTACCATATCTGCATCTTTTCCGACTTCTAACGTTCCTTTTTGGGTTAAGCCAAATTCTTTTGCTTGGTTGACTGAACTCATTTTGACTGCATCTTCAATTCTGCAGCCTGTAAAGGCCATCATATTTTTAAAAGCATCTTTGAATTGCAATACACTGCCGGCTAATGTGCCATCTGCCAACCGGGCTTGTTTGTCTTTTACGAAAACTTTTTGTCCGCCAAGCTCACTCTCTCCATCTGGCATACCCTTAGCCCGCATCGAATCTGTAATCAACTCAATATGATCTGGACCTAGGATTTGATAAGCAATGTTTACCATATCCGGAGCAATATGGTAACCGTCGACAATCATTTCAGAATATAGTTTTTCTAAAAAGGCATGTCCTGTCACACCTGGCTCGCGATGGTGCAATCCTCTTTGAGCGTTATACAAATGAGTAACATGAGAAGCTTTTGAATCCATCAATTGGGCGCGTGTTGCATTGCTGTGCCCCACTGAAAGGACAATGTTGTGATCCACACAATATTTTTCGAACTCAGTTGCATCACTCGTCTCTGGAGCATAGGTGACTAAGCGAATCAAACCACCGCTTAAGTCATTCCATTTACGCATCATTGCGGCGTCTGGAATTTTAATGTACTCTTCTGGTTGTGCTCCTTTAAAATCAACCGAAACAAATGGGCCTTCAAGATGGATTCCTTGGATGACCGGATTGCGTTCAGCTGCTTCTTTAATAGCTACCATTGCTTTTTCAATATTTTGATACGACTGAGTCATTGTAGTCGCAAAATAGGAAGTGATGCCTTCTTGCTGCATTTTGTGTACCATTTGATCGATTTCTTCTGGGTTCCCGTCCATACTGTCCCAGCCATAACCGCCGTGACTGTGCACATCAATAAATCCAGGGACAATTATTTTTCCTGCTGCATCTATTATCGTATCCCCTTCAGCTTCTTTAAAATCAGCCATTTCACCAATGTCCAAAATAGTTTTTGCGCAACGGACAAAACCCTTTTCAATCTTTTCTGTTCCCGTATAAAGAGTTGCATTTATCCATACAGTTGTTCCCATGTAAGCCCTCCTTTATTTAATCACTTTTTATTATAAATGGTCTAGACCATAAGTCAAGCAGAATATCATTCCTTCAGTTTGAGTATCATTCGAACGTGATAATGTCCTAAGCTTAGTGTAAAATTTTTGGTGGTAGAGAATTTAAAACATTCAAAGCCGAACAATTCTTGTTTTTTATGAAATTGACAAAAAAAGAGGAAAGTCATTACAATACAATTATAGGTTCGTACGCCTAA is a window of Carnobacterium mobile DSM 4848 DNA encoding:
- a CDS encoding glucosamine-6-phosphate deaminase, with translation METIIVKDNIEGGKKAFELIKEGMKQDAKVLGLATGSTPVTLYKEMVASDLDFTDMTSINLDEYFGLSPENPQSYHYFMQEQLFSHKPFKETYVPDGLADENSEPARYNQIIAEHPIDIQILGIGTNAHIGFNEPGTSFDSTTRKVALTDSTIESNKRNFDTVEEVPRFAYSMGIKNILSAKKIILMAFGEEKAEAIKHTIEGPVTTEVPASVLQQHPNVVIIVDEAAAKLIQH
- a CDS encoding GntR family transcriptional regulator; translation: MGKETPIYIQIHNQMRKDIEEGVWKVGERIPSERDLALQFKVSRMTLRQAVQTLVDEGILERKVGSGTYVSSKKVQESMVGIASFTDIMLSQGKKPTSKTISYHVKSASVSEAENLKLTEETLVLRMERIRYADDLPICFEVATIPFNLVEHLSKLEITRSLYKALENEKGLRVGHAEQTVSAMLASERIAEYLEIKRGEAILRLKQISYSTEGLPFEYVRSQYVGERFEFYLEKNK
- the nagA gene encoding N-acetylglucosamine-6-phosphate deacetylase, which translates into the protein MGTTVWINATLYTGTEKIEKGFVRCAKTILDIGEMADFKEAEGDTIIDAAGKIIVPGFIDVHSHGGYGWDSMDGNPEEIDQMVHKMQQEGITSYFATTMTQSYQNIEKAMVAIKEAAERNPVIQGIHLEGPFVSVDFKGAQPEEYIKIPDAAMMRKWNDLSGGLIRLVTYAPETSDATEFEKYCVDHNIVLSVGHSNATRAQLMDSKASHVTHLYNAQRGLHHREPGVTGHAFLEKLYSEMIVDGYHIAPDMVNIAYQILGPDHIELITDSMRAKGMPDGESELGGQKVFVKDKQARLADGTLAGSVLQFKDAFKNMMAFTGCRIEDAVKMSSVNQAKEFGLTQKGTLEVGKDADMVVFDQDLNLEQTISFGELVLKN